The Camelina sativa cultivar DH55 chromosome 16, Cs, whole genome shotgun sequence sequence ATGATCCAGAGAGAAATAGTACAAGGATGATCACATATCGAGAAGAAGAGACGGTCTTCCGATGTAATTACACTAAAGAAGAATATATCCACTCTTATCCCAATCATTGTGAGAGTCTCATGTCTTTGAAAGTTTGAAGGGCGTCCTAGCTTATTCAAAAGGTTTGATTGGTAGACAATTTAAATGCATGGGCTTATATTAAAGCCGCATTATGTATTTCCAATCAAGTAAAATTTCTccaacaaattcaaaataattattctttaatttcatgctttttagtttttagttagtTTTGTGATCATGCTGCTTTATTTTCACTGGTTTTATTCTAGTGATTTGAAAATCACAAGTTCAATAATATTGAATCTCATTAGACTTTCTTCTAAAAtttatgattgaataacacatctGTTATTTTTACGCAAATTACCTAAAATGTTTGAGATGTTTTGTCAAATGTGTTAATCCATATTCCATCCATATGTACAATTCTTTGATTTGTGTATTGTTAATACAATTTGTACCACCTATTGATACCTAATCATTATACAAACTTGCTCTCAAAAACACCAAGTATCTAGCTATTTTTAGTTAATTGCATCTGGTTTGAGCATTTGTAAAACCCAATTATGTGTTATGCATATTTCAGTTCAATTTTCTATTCATTTGAAATGGAAAAAGTATATAATCGCACGCTTAACACTAACATTAACAGTCGTTATATGATCAACAAAACCGGAACACAGTGAAACAAAAATGGTGAAGAGCTTCTTCCTTGGGCACTAAATGGGAATTTTGGTAGTctgattaaaattatgtaacACAAAATTCTAAACAATGTTCTGGAATGATTCACATTCCATCTGACATATTAGTCGATATCCATCTCCCCCAGAATCTGCTTAAGCTCCTTTGCTCTCTTCCTTGCTAACTCCACACAGCTCTACGCAAAGCAAAATCCATAAGGCAACtttacaagaaagaaaagcGTTGTAAATCAAGTGGTGGATTAACTAACATAAGAGAAAGCTGAAACTCTCACCTTGACGGCTGATGAGTAGGCAAGAACGGTTCCTCCTGATTTGTAGAGAGAAACCAATTGATCCGAGGCATCTAAAACAACAGTCACTAGAGTGTCCATGATCGACTCTTCTTCAGTTGTTGGATCTGCTAAGATGTAGTTCTTGTGGAGTATGCAAGTTAAAGAGAAAGGGATGTTCTTAAGTGTaagttttctcttctccttgttcACTGCTTTTTTCTCGATGATCGAAGCATTGTCTTCATCTTTTCCTCCACTGATGGCAACTATTCTTCCATTGTCATTCAGAGCAACAACTGGGATTTCCACTGCAATACAAAGGATCTCCTATGCATCAGCGGAAGAATATATAATGTCATATGGTTAAGAATTAAAGGTTGATCTAAGGCTTACTCTTCTTTGATAACTTAAACTTTGGACTTTCAGCTCTAGCCTAGGAAACGGGTTTAGTCTAAGGAGTGCTACAAGAGGTGTGAAGCAAACTAAAGGACAAGGACAAGGACAAAGAAGAACTTACAATTCGAAAAGGCTGCAACAGCAGAAAGCAGAGCAGCATCGAAAAGGGCACCATCAGCATTTAGGCAATATATGTCCTATGAGAATGGTTAGAGAGCAACAACGTTCATCAATATACTAAAAGACCTCACTAATTCAGTAACTTTCAGAGAGATACTTCCCAAGAATCAATAGCTGGATAAGAAGTAAAGAATCAATAGCAGCGATATAAGACCAACGAGTACTCACCAGATAACCCATCCAAGCAGCTTTTCCACTAACTAGACACAGTTCTTTAAGATCAATCATTCCAGAACTGTAACAAAGggacacaattttaaaaaagggACAACATTATATTTGATGCCCAACGAGAATAGGTAATTTATGTATACAAAAAGATCAAAATTGAAACACACCTTAGAATAGTATCAGTCAAACGCTTTGAAATCACGGGAGCAGCATCAGCTGGTCTTCCAGGACGAACAGTCGGAGAACAAATAGGAGGCATGTGGAACTCAAGAGCTAACA is a genomic window containing:
- the LOC104752697 gene encoding exosome complex component RRP43 gives rise to the protein MGLPDSSQDLSTEMEVDAFRRIFPLRFFERHLSESLRPDARPLGKARDTIVNPGLVSTADGSALAKIGSTTMLAAIRMEVMTPSTDSPDEGCIALEFHMPPICSPTVRPGRPADAAPVISKRLTDTILSSGMIDLKELCLVSGKAAWMGYLDIYCLNADGALFDAALLSAVAAFSNLEIPVVALNDNGRIVAISGGKDEDNASIIEKKAVNKEKRKLTLKNIPFSLTCILHKNYILADPTTEEESIMDTLVTVVLDASDQLVSLYKSGGTVLAYSSAVKSCVELARKRAKELKQILGEMDID